The following coding sequences are from one Oncorhynchus clarkii lewisi isolate Uvic-CL-2024 chromosome 20, UVic_Ocla_1.0, whole genome shotgun sequence window:
- the LOC139375982 gene encoding uncharacterized protein, with translation MAATLQISEFDSEDQITKEIAKQEETTSLKYIILRKDKRFGRKDAHPLEGKKISWEVKSHPFNGVPFQVVGTSTYECHQGKDRQVKAKEKHAAKMNKKALEDHALKRRKQNTKKVDCKALINIAHIIRFPGFKIEESTVRSKKEASKDLKAALSEKPSSVKAEVVYCVRFPSLSEHSSHALVGERSSKKNLKMLQKQCAGYLKEITDLTYHLQDEQYMAGLSSHLQSLLQEMKGLVPQDKDLTLTLSPRKRKAEEDMATLPTQGASQPFTDSVGQHADLQNTCEEPCLPN, from the exons ATGGCAGCAACATTGCAAATAAGCGAGTTTGATAGTGAAGACCAAATAACTAAAGAAATAGCAAAACAAGAAGAGACAACGTCGTTGAAATACATAATATTGCGCAAAGACAAACGTTTTGGGCGAAAGG ATGCACACCCTTTGGAAGGAAAGAAGATCAGCTGGGAGGTAAAAAGTCACCCATTCAATGGAGTTCCATTTCAGGTTGTGGGCACAAGCACATATGAATGCCATCAGGGGAAAGACCGACAAGTAAAAGCTAAAGAGAAACATGCTGCTAAAATGAACAAGAAGGCG CTTGAAGACCATGCCTTAAAGAGACGGAAACAAAATACAAAGAAGGTGGACTGCAAGGCTTTAATAAACATCGCCCACATTATCCGCTTTCCTGGTTTTAAG ATTGAGGAGAGTACTGTGCGCTCTAAAAAGGAGGCCTCAAAAGATCTGAAGGCAGCTCTAAGTGAAAAACCAAGCTCTGTGAAGGCAGAGGTTGTCTACTGTGTcaggttcccctctctctctgagcatAGCTCACACGCACTTGTTGGTgag AGGTCCTCTAAGAAGAACTTGAAGATGTTGCAGAAGCAATGTGCAGGCTATCTAAAAGAAATCACAGACCTCACCTATCATCTTCAAGATGAACAGTATATGGCTGGCCTGTCTTCACATCTGCAAAGCCTATTGCAGGAAATGAAAGGACTTGTCCCACAGGATAAAGATCTCACACTGACCCTTTCCCCAAGGAAGAGAAAGGCTGAGGAGGACATGGCCACCCTACCAACCCAGGGAGCATCGCAACCTTTCACCGACAGTGTAGGACAGCATGCAGATTTACAGAACACATGCGAAGAACCATGTTTGCCAAACTGA
- the LOC139377292 gene encoding uncharacterized protein isoform X1, translating to MNYSQRVAAWLSSLPVNVVQIICGRFGKLEMISFWLLCWRLLRATAGVKRIKGNEVRESCSASASDTPQEKQQEQESHSGAVAMETSQLSETDELTDYKMDSGETEDQRPLLSESEEECDQEPFAEYRGTKENIKTSVDEPDEDDEHVDGNREEGILNFGTGQDDFSLKELLNSSSIFGSEPVCKVEDLLAEDDVDNSAPSEVMVTQESILEQLIREEVSSDVSTGSCHDLDRDDLSDCLQVEMAIVSSDSETDDQWRSTFASTVNKEERCDGNAQDALEKDTFAGEADNGAKDETADSPHELEQPDCPTECEIQDQDMSSGQFKVLSKIPEDEEEASQGGACKVRHSTSASSSVSSDPDKKVPQDYCVIQEMTSKNVSTEHVDFQGARKQWRQMEEQTKGQVQVHQPTVRQQGMCQGGHSAMYTPVRNIDRPRRDTELDSLALGDFHHTQFSPCSEDSGLDDLSYRSPYEDSDNPVEREIRQTIEREENFRRERGIAKQGQAGESSAHPRPTTLYPGKYGKGFCQEVEEKRKMFDSSDPGCRPLRSPDAKTPTFSIATSPSPTPRCATYHEMTAQNVIILEPDSYPTSPRHRTRGSLLSPGPSRYSEWPLETSANVIILETSNLIIRSASEFCLSSASCQETQESTFVNNPFFKLRSRSSMSLVDQEIKMVKQREEEWRRQRSQMHTREKYDTVVVSPNLENLSFDTAEVPLKCVSSPSSPSRTRKLDRSTLSCDHRFPESLSTLPRKKNVMAQRWEARLFVNHEQE from the exons ATGAATTACTCGCAACGCGTGGCCGCTTGGTTGAGTTCTCTACCAGTGAATGTAGTTCAAATAATATGTGGTCGCTTCGGTAAATTGGAGATGATATCCTTCTGGTTGCTCTGTTGGAGGCTGCTG AGAGCTACAGCTGGAGTGAAGAGGATAAAGGGGAATGAAGTGAGAGAGAGCTGCAGTGCCAGTGCCAGCGACACTCCACAAGAGAAACAACAAGAACAAGAATCCCACTCTGGGGCCGTAGCCATGGAGACCAGCCAGCTTTCAGAGACGGACGAGCTAACAGACTATAAAATGGATTCTGGGGAAACGGAGGACCAGAGACCCCTGCTTAGTGAGAGCGAGGAAGAATGTGACCAAGAACCTTTCGCAGAATACAGAGGAACAAAAGAGAACATAAAAACGTCAGTGGATGAACCAGACGAGGATGATGAACATGTGGATGGaaacagagaggaggggattctCAACTTTGGGACAGGACAAGATGACTTCAGTCTAAAAGAGTTACTCAACTCCTCAAGTATATTTGGGAGTGAACCCGTTTGCAAGGTGGAAGACCTGCTTGCAGAAGATGACGTGGACAACTCTGCTCCATCAGAAGTGATGGTGACACAAGAGTCCATCTTGGAGCAGCTTATCCGAGAGGAGGTCTCCTCTGACGTTTCTACGGGGTCCTGTCATGACCTTGACCGAGACGACCTGAGTGACTGTCTGCAGGTAGAAATGGCCATCGTGTCATCAGACAGCGAGACTGATGACCAATGGAGGTCCACTTTTGCATCTACAGTCAACAAGGAGGAAAGGTGTGACGGAAATGCTCAAGATGCTCTTGAGAAGGACACATTTGCAGGGGAGGCAGATAATGGGGCCAAGGATGAAACTGCAGATAGTCCTCACGAGCTTGAACAACCCGATTGCCCCACAGAATGCGAGATCCAAGACCAAGATATGTCCTCTGGCCAGTTCAAGGTCTTATCAAAGATTccagaggatgaggaagaggccAGCCAAGGCGGAGCTTGCAAAGTACGTCATTCTACATCTGCAAGCTCTTCTGTAAGCTCTGACCCTGACAAGAAGGTTCCTCAAGACTACTGTGTGATACAAGAAATGACGAGCAAGAACGTTAGTACAGAGCATGTAGACTTCCAGGGGGCTCGGAAGCAGTGGCGCCAAATGGAGGAGCAGACCAAAGGACAGGTCCAGGTCCACCAGCCCACTGTCAGACAGCAGGGGATGTGCCAGGGAGGCCACAGCGCCATGTACACACCCGTCAGGAACATCGACCGACCCAGGAGGGACACCGAACTCGACAGCCTCGCCCTGGGTGACTTTCATCACACCCAGTTCAGCCCATGTTCAGAAGACTCAGGTCTGGATGACCTCAGCTACAGGTCCCCTTACGAGGACTCAGACAACCCTGTCGAAAGGGAGATACGACAGACCATAGAGCGCGAGGAAAACTTCAGGCGGGAGAGAGGGATCGCAAAACAGGGTCAAGCTGGAGAATCATCTGCACATCCCAGACCAACCACTCTCTACCCCGGCAAGTACGGGAAAGGTTTTTgccaggaggtggaggagaaacGGAAGATGTTTGACTCTAGTGATCCCGGATGCAGGCCACTGAGGTCTCCCGACGCAAAAACTCCAACCTTCTCCATAGCCACCTCCCCCTCACCCACACCGAGGTGTGCGACCTACCATGAAATGACCGCCCAAAACGTGATCATCCTGGAGCCAGACTCCTACCCCACCAGCCCAAGGCACCGCACCCGAGGATCCCTGCTCTCCCCGGGTCCCAGCCGTTACAGCGAGTGGCCTTTGGAGACGTCAGCCAACGTCATCATTCTAGAGACGTCCAACCTGATCATTCGGAGTGCCTCAGAGTTCTGCCTGAGCTCGGCCTCCTGCCAGGAGACCCAGGAGAGCACATTTGTCAACAACCCCTTCTTCAAACTGCGCTCGCGGAGCTCCATGTCCCTGGTGGACCAGGAGATTAAGATGGTgaagcagagggaggaggagtggaggaggcagaggagccAGATGCACACCAGGGAGAAGTATGACACTGTTGTGGTGTCCCCGAACCTGGAGAACCTGAGCTTTGATACAGCAG AAGTGCCACTGAAATGTGTGTCTTCCCCTTCATCACCATCAAGGACTCGAAAGCTGGATCGCTCCACCCTGTCATGTGACCATAGG TTCCCAGAATCACTCTCCACATTACCAAGGAAAAAGAATGTGATGGCTCAGAGATGGGAGGCAAGACTATTTGTCAACCACGAACAAGAGTGA
- the LOC139377292 gene encoding uncharacterized protein isoform X3, translating to MDFAQLRHRATAGVKRIKGNEVRESCSASASDTPQEKQQEQESHSGAVAMETSQLSETDELTDYKMDSGETEDQRPLLSESEEECDQEPFAEYRGTKENIKTSVDEPDEDDEHVDGNREEGILNFGTGQDDFSLKELLNSSSIFGSEPVCKVEDLLAEDDVDNSAPSEVMVTQESILEQLIREEVSSDVSTGSCHDLDRDDLSDCLQVEMAIVSSDSETDDQWRSTFASTVNKEERCDGNAQDALEKDTFAGEADNGAKDETADSPHELEQPDCPTECEIQDQDMSSGQFKVLSKIPEDEEEASQGGACKVRHSTSASSSVSSDPDKKVPQDYCVIQEMTSKNVSTEHVDFQGARKQWRQMEEQTKGQVQVHQPTVRQQGMCQGGHSAMYTPVRNIDRPRRDTELDSLALGDFHHTQFSPCSEDSGLDDLSYRSPYEDSDNPVEREIRQTIEREENFRRERGIAKQGQAGESSAHPRPTTLYPGKYGKGFCQEVEEKRKMFDSSDPGCRPLRSPDAKTPTFSIATSPSPTPRCATYHEMTAQNVIILEPDSYPTSPRHRTRGSLLSPGPSRYSEWPLETSANVIILETSNLIIRSASEFCLSSASCQETQESTFVNNPFFKLRSRSSMSLVDQEIKMVKQREEEWRRQRSQMHTREKYDTVVVSPNLENLSFDTAEVPLKCVSSPSSPSRTRKLDRSTLSCDHRFPESLSTLPRKKNVMAQRWEARLFVNHEQE from the exons ATGGATTTTGCACAGCTACGGCAC AGAGCTACAGCTGGAGTGAAGAGGATAAAGGGGAATGAAGTGAGAGAGAGCTGCAGTGCCAGTGCCAGCGACACTCCACAAGAGAAACAACAAGAACAAGAATCCCACTCTGGGGCCGTAGCCATGGAGACCAGCCAGCTTTCAGAGACGGACGAGCTAACAGACTATAAAATGGATTCTGGGGAAACGGAGGACCAGAGACCCCTGCTTAGTGAGAGCGAGGAAGAATGTGACCAAGAACCTTTCGCAGAATACAGAGGAACAAAAGAGAACATAAAAACGTCAGTGGATGAACCAGACGAGGATGATGAACATGTGGATGGaaacagagaggaggggattctCAACTTTGGGACAGGACAAGATGACTTCAGTCTAAAAGAGTTACTCAACTCCTCAAGTATATTTGGGAGTGAACCCGTTTGCAAGGTGGAAGACCTGCTTGCAGAAGATGACGTGGACAACTCTGCTCCATCAGAAGTGATGGTGACACAAGAGTCCATCTTGGAGCAGCTTATCCGAGAGGAGGTCTCCTCTGACGTTTCTACGGGGTCCTGTCATGACCTTGACCGAGACGACCTGAGTGACTGTCTGCAGGTAGAAATGGCCATCGTGTCATCAGACAGCGAGACTGATGACCAATGGAGGTCCACTTTTGCATCTACAGTCAACAAGGAGGAAAGGTGTGACGGAAATGCTCAAGATGCTCTTGAGAAGGACACATTTGCAGGGGAGGCAGATAATGGGGCCAAGGATGAAACTGCAGATAGTCCTCACGAGCTTGAACAACCCGATTGCCCCACAGAATGCGAGATCCAAGACCAAGATATGTCCTCTGGCCAGTTCAAGGTCTTATCAAAGATTccagaggatgaggaagaggccAGCCAAGGCGGAGCTTGCAAAGTACGTCATTCTACATCTGCAAGCTCTTCTGTAAGCTCTGACCCTGACAAGAAGGTTCCTCAAGACTACTGTGTGATACAAGAAATGACGAGCAAGAACGTTAGTACAGAGCATGTAGACTTCCAGGGGGCTCGGAAGCAGTGGCGCCAAATGGAGGAGCAGACCAAAGGACAGGTCCAGGTCCACCAGCCCACTGTCAGACAGCAGGGGATGTGCCAGGGAGGCCACAGCGCCATGTACACACCCGTCAGGAACATCGACCGACCCAGGAGGGACACCGAACTCGACAGCCTCGCCCTGGGTGACTTTCATCACACCCAGTTCAGCCCATGTTCAGAAGACTCAGGTCTGGATGACCTCAGCTACAGGTCCCCTTACGAGGACTCAGACAACCCTGTCGAAAGGGAGATACGACAGACCATAGAGCGCGAGGAAAACTTCAGGCGGGAGAGAGGGATCGCAAAACAGGGTCAAGCTGGAGAATCATCTGCACATCCCAGACCAACCACTCTCTACCCCGGCAAGTACGGGAAAGGTTTTTgccaggaggtggaggagaaacGGAAGATGTTTGACTCTAGTGATCCCGGATGCAGGCCACTGAGGTCTCCCGACGCAAAAACTCCAACCTTCTCCATAGCCACCTCCCCCTCACCCACACCGAGGTGTGCGACCTACCATGAAATGACCGCCCAAAACGTGATCATCCTGGAGCCAGACTCCTACCCCACCAGCCCAAGGCACCGCACCCGAGGATCCCTGCTCTCCCCGGGTCCCAGCCGTTACAGCGAGTGGCCTTTGGAGACGTCAGCCAACGTCATCATTCTAGAGACGTCCAACCTGATCATTCGGAGTGCCTCAGAGTTCTGCCTGAGCTCGGCCTCCTGCCAGGAGACCCAGGAGAGCACATTTGTCAACAACCCCTTCTTCAAACTGCGCTCGCGGAGCTCCATGTCCCTGGTGGACCAGGAGATTAAGATGGTgaagcagagggaggaggagtggaggaggcagaggagccAGATGCACACCAGGGAGAAGTATGACACTGTTGTGGTGTCCCCGAACCTGGAGAACCTGAGCTTTGATACAGCAG AAGTGCCACTGAAATGTGTGTCTTCCCCTTCATCACCATCAAGGACTCGAAAGCTGGATCGCTCCACCCTGTCATGTGACCATAGG TTCCCAGAATCACTCTCCACATTACCAAGGAAAAAGAATGTGATGGCTCAGAGATGGGAGGCAAGACTATTTGTCAACCACGAACAAGAGTGA
- the LOC139377292 gene encoding uncharacterized protein isoform X4: METSQLSETDELTDYKMDSGETEDQRPLLSESEEECDQEPFAEYRGTKENIKTSVDEPDEDDEHVDGNREEGILNFGTGQDDFSLKELLNSSSIFGSEPVCKVEDLLAEDDVDNSAPSEVMVTQESILEQLIREEVSSDVSTGSCHDLDRDDLSDCLQVEMAIVSSDSETDDQWRSTFASTVNKEERCDGNAQDALEKDTFAGEADNGAKDETADSPHELEQPDCPTECEIQDQDMSSGQFKVLSKIPEDEEEASQGGACKVRHSTSASSSVSSDPDKKVPQDYCVIQEMTSKNVSTEHVDFQGARKQWRQMEEQTKGQVQVHQPTVRQQGMCQGGHSAMYTPVRNIDRPRRDTELDSLALGDFHHTQFSPCSEDSGLDDLSYRSPYEDSDNPVEREIRQTIEREENFRRERGIAKQGQAGESSAHPRPTTLYPGKYGKGFCQEVEEKRKMFDSSDPGCRPLRSPDAKTPTFSIATSPSPTPRCATYHEMTAQNVIILEPDSYPTSPRHRTRGSLLSPGPSRYSEWPLETSANVIILETSNLIIRSASEFCLSSASCQETQESTFVNNPFFKLRSRSSMSLVDQEIKMVKQREEEWRRQRSQMHTREKYDTVVVSPNLENLSFDTAEVPLKCVSSPSSPSRTRKLDRSTLSCDHRFPESLSTLPRKKNVMAQRWEARLFVNHEQE, encoded by the exons ATGGAGACCAGCCAGCTTTCAGAGACGGACGAGCTAACAGACTATAAAATGGATTCTGGGGAAACGGAGGACCAGAGACCCCTGCTTAGTGAGAGCGAGGAAGAATGTGACCAAGAACCTTTCGCAGAATACAGAGGAACAAAAGAGAACATAAAAACGTCAGTGGATGAACCAGACGAGGATGATGAACATGTGGATGGaaacagagaggaggggattctCAACTTTGGGACAGGACAAGATGACTTCAGTCTAAAAGAGTTACTCAACTCCTCAAGTATATTTGGGAGTGAACCCGTTTGCAAGGTGGAAGACCTGCTTGCAGAAGATGACGTGGACAACTCTGCTCCATCAGAAGTGATGGTGACACAAGAGTCCATCTTGGAGCAGCTTATCCGAGAGGAGGTCTCCTCTGACGTTTCTACGGGGTCCTGTCATGACCTTGACCGAGACGACCTGAGTGACTGTCTGCAGGTAGAAATGGCCATCGTGTCATCAGACAGCGAGACTGATGACCAATGGAGGTCCACTTTTGCATCTACAGTCAACAAGGAGGAAAGGTGTGACGGAAATGCTCAAGATGCTCTTGAGAAGGACACATTTGCAGGGGAGGCAGATAATGGGGCCAAGGATGAAACTGCAGATAGTCCTCACGAGCTTGAACAACCCGATTGCCCCACAGAATGCGAGATCCAAGACCAAGATATGTCCTCTGGCCAGTTCAAGGTCTTATCAAAGATTccagaggatgaggaagaggccAGCCAAGGCGGAGCTTGCAAAGTACGTCATTCTACATCTGCAAGCTCTTCTGTAAGCTCTGACCCTGACAAGAAGGTTCCTCAAGACTACTGTGTGATACAAGAAATGACGAGCAAGAACGTTAGTACAGAGCATGTAGACTTCCAGGGGGCTCGGAAGCAGTGGCGCCAAATGGAGGAGCAGACCAAAGGACAGGTCCAGGTCCACCAGCCCACTGTCAGACAGCAGGGGATGTGCCAGGGAGGCCACAGCGCCATGTACACACCCGTCAGGAACATCGACCGACCCAGGAGGGACACCGAACTCGACAGCCTCGCCCTGGGTGACTTTCATCACACCCAGTTCAGCCCATGTTCAGAAGACTCAGGTCTGGATGACCTCAGCTACAGGTCCCCTTACGAGGACTCAGACAACCCTGTCGAAAGGGAGATACGACAGACCATAGAGCGCGAGGAAAACTTCAGGCGGGAGAGAGGGATCGCAAAACAGGGTCAAGCTGGAGAATCATCTGCACATCCCAGACCAACCACTCTCTACCCCGGCAAGTACGGGAAAGGTTTTTgccaggaggtggaggagaaacGGAAGATGTTTGACTCTAGTGATCCCGGATGCAGGCCACTGAGGTCTCCCGACGCAAAAACTCCAACCTTCTCCATAGCCACCTCCCCCTCACCCACACCGAGGTGTGCGACCTACCATGAAATGACCGCCCAAAACGTGATCATCCTGGAGCCAGACTCCTACCCCACCAGCCCAAGGCACCGCACCCGAGGATCCCTGCTCTCCCCGGGTCCCAGCCGTTACAGCGAGTGGCCTTTGGAGACGTCAGCCAACGTCATCATTCTAGAGACGTCCAACCTGATCATTCGGAGTGCCTCAGAGTTCTGCCTGAGCTCGGCCTCCTGCCAGGAGACCCAGGAGAGCACATTTGTCAACAACCCCTTCTTCAAACTGCGCTCGCGGAGCTCCATGTCCCTGGTGGACCAGGAGATTAAGATGGTgaagcagagggaggaggagtggaggaggcagaggagccAGATGCACACCAGGGAGAAGTATGACACTGTTGTGGTGTCCCCGAACCTGGAGAACCTGAGCTTTGATACAGCAG AAGTGCCACTGAAATGTGTGTCTTCCCCTTCATCACCATCAAGGACTCGAAAGCTGGATCGCTCCACCCTGTCATGTGACCATAGG TTCCCAGAATCACTCTCCACATTACCAAGGAAAAAGAATGTGATGGCTCAGAGATGGGAGGCAAGACTATTTGTCAACCACGAACAAGAGTGA
- the LOC139377292 gene encoding uncharacterized protein isoform X2, whose amino-acid sequence MNYSQRVAAWLSSLPVNVVQIICGRFGKLEMISFWLLCWRLLRATAGVKRIKGNEVRESCSASASDTPQEKQQEQESHSGAVAMETSQLSETDELTDYKMDSGETEDQRPLLSESEEECDQEPFAEYRGTKENIKTSVDEPDEDDEHVDGNREEGILNFGTGQDDFSLKELLNSSSIFGSEPVCKVEDLLAEDDVDNSAPSEVMVTQESILEQLIREEVSSDVSTGSCHDLDRDDLSDCLQVEMAIVSSDSETDDQWRSTFASTVNKEERCDGNAQDALEKDTFAGEADNGAKDETADSPHELEQPDCPTECEIQDQDMSSGQFKVLSKIPEDEEEASQGGACKVRHSTSASSSVSSDPDKKVPQDYCVIQEMTSKNVSTEHVDFQGARKQWRQMEEQTKGQVQVHQPTVRQQGMCQGGHSAMYTPVRNIDRPRRDTELDSLALGDFHHTQFSPCSEDSGLDDLSYRSPYEDSDNPVEREIRQTIEREENFRRERGIAKQGQAGESSAHPRPTTLYPGKYGKGFCQEVEEKRKMFDSSDPGCRPLRSPDAKTPTFSIATSPSPTPRCATYHEMTAQNVIILEPDSYPTSPRHRTRGSLLSPGPSRYSEWPLETSANVIILETSNLIIRSASEFCLSSASCQETQESTFVNNPFFKLRSRSSMSLVDQEIKMVKQREEEWRRQRSQMHTREKYDTVVVSPNLENLSFDTAEVPLKCVSSPSSPSRTRKLDRSTLSCDHRFYR is encoded by the exons ATGAATTACTCGCAACGCGTGGCCGCTTGGTTGAGTTCTCTACCAGTGAATGTAGTTCAAATAATATGTGGTCGCTTCGGTAAATTGGAGATGATATCCTTCTGGTTGCTCTGTTGGAGGCTGCTG AGAGCTACAGCTGGAGTGAAGAGGATAAAGGGGAATGAAGTGAGAGAGAGCTGCAGTGCCAGTGCCAGCGACACTCCACAAGAGAAACAACAAGAACAAGAATCCCACTCTGGGGCCGTAGCCATGGAGACCAGCCAGCTTTCAGAGACGGACGAGCTAACAGACTATAAAATGGATTCTGGGGAAACGGAGGACCAGAGACCCCTGCTTAGTGAGAGCGAGGAAGAATGTGACCAAGAACCTTTCGCAGAATACAGAGGAACAAAAGAGAACATAAAAACGTCAGTGGATGAACCAGACGAGGATGATGAACATGTGGATGGaaacagagaggaggggattctCAACTTTGGGACAGGACAAGATGACTTCAGTCTAAAAGAGTTACTCAACTCCTCAAGTATATTTGGGAGTGAACCCGTTTGCAAGGTGGAAGACCTGCTTGCAGAAGATGACGTGGACAACTCTGCTCCATCAGAAGTGATGGTGACACAAGAGTCCATCTTGGAGCAGCTTATCCGAGAGGAGGTCTCCTCTGACGTTTCTACGGGGTCCTGTCATGACCTTGACCGAGACGACCTGAGTGACTGTCTGCAGGTAGAAATGGCCATCGTGTCATCAGACAGCGAGACTGATGACCAATGGAGGTCCACTTTTGCATCTACAGTCAACAAGGAGGAAAGGTGTGACGGAAATGCTCAAGATGCTCTTGAGAAGGACACATTTGCAGGGGAGGCAGATAATGGGGCCAAGGATGAAACTGCAGATAGTCCTCACGAGCTTGAACAACCCGATTGCCCCACAGAATGCGAGATCCAAGACCAAGATATGTCCTCTGGCCAGTTCAAGGTCTTATCAAAGATTccagaggatgaggaagaggccAGCCAAGGCGGAGCTTGCAAAGTACGTCATTCTACATCTGCAAGCTCTTCTGTAAGCTCTGACCCTGACAAGAAGGTTCCTCAAGACTACTGTGTGATACAAGAAATGACGAGCAAGAACGTTAGTACAGAGCATGTAGACTTCCAGGGGGCTCGGAAGCAGTGGCGCCAAATGGAGGAGCAGACCAAAGGACAGGTCCAGGTCCACCAGCCCACTGTCAGACAGCAGGGGATGTGCCAGGGAGGCCACAGCGCCATGTACACACCCGTCAGGAACATCGACCGACCCAGGAGGGACACCGAACTCGACAGCCTCGCCCTGGGTGACTTTCATCACACCCAGTTCAGCCCATGTTCAGAAGACTCAGGTCTGGATGACCTCAGCTACAGGTCCCCTTACGAGGACTCAGACAACCCTGTCGAAAGGGAGATACGACAGACCATAGAGCGCGAGGAAAACTTCAGGCGGGAGAGAGGGATCGCAAAACAGGGTCAAGCTGGAGAATCATCTGCACATCCCAGACCAACCACTCTCTACCCCGGCAAGTACGGGAAAGGTTTTTgccaggaggtggaggagaaacGGAAGATGTTTGACTCTAGTGATCCCGGATGCAGGCCACTGAGGTCTCCCGACGCAAAAACTCCAACCTTCTCCATAGCCACCTCCCCCTCACCCACACCGAGGTGTGCGACCTACCATGAAATGACCGCCCAAAACGTGATCATCCTGGAGCCAGACTCCTACCCCACCAGCCCAAGGCACCGCACCCGAGGATCCCTGCTCTCCCCGGGTCCCAGCCGTTACAGCGAGTGGCCTTTGGAGACGTCAGCCAACGTCATCATTCTAGAGACGTCCAACCTGATCATTCGGAGTGCCTCAGAGTTCTGCCTGAGCTCGGCCTCCTGCCAGGAGACCCAGGAGAGCACATTTGTCAACAACCCCTTCTTCAAACTGCGCTCGCGGAGCTCCATGTCCCTGGTGGACCAGGAGATTAAGATGGTgaagcagagggaggaggagtggaggaggcagaggagccAGATGCACACCAGGGAGAAGTATGACACTGTTGTGGTGTCCCCGAACCTGGAGAACCTGAGCTTTGATACAGCAG AAGTGCCACTGAAATGTGTGTCTTCCCCTTCATCACCATCAAGGACTCGAAAGCTGGATCGCTCCACCCTGTCATGTGACCATAGG TTTTACAGGTGA